A genomic stretch from Flavobacterium humidisoli includes:
- a CDS encoding DUF3307 domain-containing protein, producing the protein MILFIKLFLAHLLGDFIWQPNSWVADKEIKKHKSVYLYIHILLHGVLAAVLVGKISFIPYAILIAVTHGVVDLIKLNFQKKKTKRTWFVVDQIAHILILIGVTLLYENKTIINFWQHNAFWILLTGVLLISKPTSIFIKTIISIWAPESKNSHQDNSLIAAGNYIGILERLFVFGFILTGHFEAIGFLLAAKSIFRFGDLKEAKDRKLTEYVMIGTLISFGIAIIAGLLVQALLLQLP; encoded by the coding sequence ATGATTTTATTTATAAAACTGTTTCTAGCTCATTTATTAGGAGATTTTATCTGGCAGCCCAATTCTTGGGTCGCCGACAAAGAAATCAAAAAACATAAAAGTGTTTATTTGTATATTCATATTTTACTGCACGGAGTTTTAGCAGCAGTTTTAGTGGGCAAAATCAGTTTTATACCTTATGCTATTTTAATTGCTGTTACGCATGGGGTTGTAGATTTAATCAAATTAAATTTTCAGAAAAAGAAAACCAAACGAACATGGTTTGTTGTCGATCAAATTGCACATATTCTCATTTTAATTGGTGTTACTCTTTTGTACGAAAATAAAACGATAATCAATTTTTGGCAGCATAATGCATTTTGGATTCTATTGACAGGAGTTTTATTGATAAGCAAACCAACCTCTATTTTTATAAAAACTATAATTTCAATATGGGCTCCAGAAAGCAAAAACAGCCATCAGGATAATTCTCTGATAGCTGCCGGAAATTATATTGGTATTTTAGAACGCTTATTTGTTTTCGGATTTATACTGACTGGTCATTTTGAAGCGATCGGTTTTCTGCTTGCCGCTAAATCTATTTTTAGATTTGGAGATTTAAAAGAAGCCAAAGACCGAAAACTCACAGAATACGTAATGATCGGAACTTTAATCAGTTTTGGTATTGCAATAATAGCCGGCCTTTTGGTCCAAGCGCTACTTTTACAACTGCCCTAA
- a CDS encoding formylglycine-generating enzyme family protein, producing the protein MKNKTFWIFALLTLSIISIAYSYTRFTTKAETTAAECHETPGNVESEFKPTVENKFKPTEKAPKGMVWIPGGEFSMGTNVEDESLCSIKGVTKDAAPIHRVYLDGYYMDETEVTNEEFEKFVKATGYVTVAEQKPTKEEFPSASEEDLVTGSVVFTPTPSAVNLNNFLQWWRYEPGADWRHPEGPQSNIIGKEKYPVVHVVYEDAEAYAKWAGKRLPTEAEWEFAARGGKTGNLYAWGNDLKPKGKFQANIYQGHFPIKDGDTGEDGFKGIAPIKQYAPNAYGLYDIAGNVWEWVHDWYSVDYYKSLAESGKVTKNPQGPDAYYDPNDPTEVKRVHRGGSFLCTDQYCTRYMVGTRGKGEIRSAANHVGFRCVKSK; encoded by the coding sequence ATGAAAAACAAAACCTTTTGGATTTTTGCGTTACTCACATTATCCATTATTTCAATTGCTTACAGTTATACCAGATTTACAACTAAAGCAGAAACAACAGCTGCAGAATGTCATGAAACTCCAGGTAATGTTGAATCTGAATTTAAACCAACTGTCGAAAATAAATTTAAACCTACAGAAAAAGCACCAAAAGGTATGGTTTGGATTCCGGGAGGTGAATTTTCTATGGGAACTAATGTTGAAGATGAAAGTCTGTGCAGTATTAAAGGTGTAACGAAAGATGCAGCCCCAATTCACAGAGTATATCTTGATGGCTATTATATGGATGAAACTGAAGTAACCAATGAAGAATTCGAAAAATTTGTTAAAGCCACAGGATATGTAACTGTTGCGGAACAAAAACCAACAAAAGAAGAATTCCCATCAGCAAGTGAAGAAGATTTAGTAACAGGCTCTGTTGTTTTTACTCCTACACCATCTGCTGTTAATTTGAATAATTTCTTGCAATGGTGGCGTTATGAGCCAGGTGCAGATTGGAGACATCCTGAAGGCCCGCAAAGCAACATTATAGGAAAAGAAAAATATCCTGTTGTCCATGTGGTTTATGAAGATGCTGAAGCTTACGCAAAATGGGCGGGAAAAAGACTTCCAACAGAAGCAGAATGGGAATTTGCGGCAAGAGGAGGTAAAACTGGAAATTTGTATGCGTGGGGAAATGATTTAAAACCAAAAGGAAAATTTCAAGCTAATATTTACCAAGGACACTTCCCGATTAAAGATGGCGATACAGGAGAAGATGGTTTTAAAGGAATTGCTCCAATAAAACAATACGCTCCAAATGCATATGGCTTGTATGATATTGCTGGAAATGTTTGGGAATGGGTACACGACTGGTACAGCGTAGATTATTACAAATCATTAGCAGAAAGCGGGAAAGTAACAAAAAATCCGCAAGGTCCTGACGCTTATTATGATCCAAACGATCCTACTGAAGTAAAACGCGTTCATCGTGGCGGTTCGTTCTTATGCACTGATCAATATTGCACGCGATACATGGTTGGAACAAGAGGAAAAGGAGAAATCAGATCTGCCGCAAACCACGTAGGTTTTAGATGCGTAAAAAGCAAATAA
- a CDS encoding Glu/Leu/Phe/Val family dehydrogenase, whose translation MDATFATGKELQKMDPVFGQLSFDDHEQIVFCNDKDTGLKAIIGIHNSVMGPALGGTRMWNYNTEWEALNDVLRLSRGMTFKSAITGLNIGGGKAVIIGDAKTQKTPELMRKFGEFVHSLSGRYITAEDVGMETKDMDTVRDVTPYVTGISEERGGSGNPSPVTAYGVYLGMKAAAKSQFGTDVLEGKKVLVQGIGHVGETLVEYLTKEGAQVTISDINEEKLFQVASKYNATIYTGEDLYTADVDIYAPCAMGATINDNTVDKIKAKVIAGAANNQLADENVHGARLQERGILYAPDFLINAGGIINVYAELANYGKAEIMTKTENIYNTTLEIIDFAAKNGITTHKAALTIAQNRIDQRRIENAAK comes from the coding sequence ATGGATGCAACTTTCGCAACTGGAAAGGAACTTCAAAAAATGGATCCTGTTTTTGGACAGTTATCTTTTGACGATCACGAACAAATTGTATTTTGCAATGACAAAGATACAGGTTTAAAAGCAATTATTGGTATTCATAATTCGGTTATGGGACCAGCTTTGGGAGGAACCAGAATGTGGAATTACAACACAGAATGGGAAGCTTTAAATGATGTTTTACGCCTTTCGAGAGGTATGACTTTTAAATCGGCTATTACTGGACTGAATATTGGTGGAGGTAAAGCAGTTATTATTGGTGATGCTAAAACGCAAAAAACTCCTGAGTTAATGCGTAAGTTTGGAGAGTTTGTTCATTCATTAAGCGGAAGATATATCACTGCAGAAGATGTCGGAATGGAGACTAAAGACATGGATACTGTAAGAGATGTAACGCCTTACGTTACGGGTATTTCTGAAGAAAGAGGTGGTTCTGGAAATCCTTCTCCAGTAACAGCTTATGGTGTTTATCTAGGTATGAAAGCGGCTGCTAAAAGTCAGTTTGGAACTGATGTTTTAGAAGGTAAAAAAGTTTTGGTGCAAGGAATTGGACACGTTGGTGAAACTTTGGTGGAGTATCTAACTAAAGAAGGAGCTCAAGTAACTATTTCTGATATCAACGAAGAGAAATTATTCCAAGTTGCTTCAAAATACAATGCAACCATTTATACTGGTGAAGATTTATATACTGCAGATGTTGATATCTATGCGCCATGTGCGATGGGAGCAACAATCAATGATAATACGGTAGATAAAATTAAAGCAAAAGTGATTGCTGGTGCAGCCAACAACCAATTAGCTGATGAAAATGTTCACGGTGCAAGATTACAAGAAAGAGGAATTTTATATGCTCCAGATTTCTTAATCAACGCGGGTGGAATTATCAATGTTTATGCTGAATTAGCTAACTATGGTAAAGCTGAAATCATGACTAAAACAGAGAATATTTACAATACAACTTTAGAAATTATAGATTTCGCTGCTAAAAACGGAATCACAACCCATAAAGCGGCTCTTACTATTGCTCAAAATCGTATTGATCAAAGAAGAATCGAGAACGCGGCGAAGTAA
- a CDS encoding YdeI/OmpD-associated family protein, whose protein sequence is MEPNSDKKHVWDKVNQWEEELLFLKSIIDKTELVETIKWGGPIYVYNKKNVIGIGGFKNYFAIWFLNGVFLKDEKKRLINAQEDKTKSMRQWRFTSKDEINEKEVLEYIHEAIENEKQGKVIKPSKKEAIVSELLDQEMVKNPALKEAFAKFSPYKQYEFLEYIETAKQEKTKLSRIEKVIPMILANVGLNDKYR, encoded by the coding sequence GTGGAACCGAATTCTGATAAAAAGCACGTTTGGGATAAAGTCAATCAATGGGAAGAAGAGCTTCTTTTTCTTAAATCAATTATTGACAAAACTGAATTGGTTGAAACCATAAAATGGGGAGGACCTATTTATGTTTACAACAAAAAAAATGTTATCGGAATTGGAGGTTTTAAAAACTATTTTGCAATCTGGTTTTTAAATGGTGTTTTTCTGAAAGATGAGAAAAAGAGACTCATCAACGCTCAGGAAGACAAAACAAAATCAATGCGTCAATGGCGTTTTACTTCTAAAGATGAAATAAACGAAAAAGAAGTCTTAGAATACATTCACGAAGCGATTGAAAACGAAAAGCAAGGAAAAGTTATTAAACCGTCTAAAAAAGAAGCAATTGTTTCGGAACTTTTAGATCAAGAAATGGTTAAAAATCCAGCTTTAAAAGAAGCATTTGCAAAATTTTCTCCATACAAACAATATGAGTTTTTAGAATATATTGAAACGGCAAAACAAGAAAAAACAAAACTTTCGCGAATTGAAAAAGTGATTCCGATGATCTTGGCAAATGTTGGATTGAATGATAAATACAGGTAA
- the yajC gene encoding preprotein translocase subunit YajC, with the protein MGQLTQFAPFLLMFVVIYFFMIRPQQKRAKNEKEFESSLKVGDKIVTKSGFHGKIAELAETTVVIETMSGKLKLERSAISLELSAALNKKA; encoded by the coding sequence ATGGGACAATTAACTCAATTTGCGCCATTTCTTTTGATGTTCGTGGTAATCTATTTCTTCATGATCAGACCACAACAAAAAAGAGCTAAAAACGAAAAAGAATTTGAAAGCAGCCTAAAAGTAGGTGACAAAATAGTAACAAAAAGTGGTTTCCACGGTAAAATTGCAGAATTAGCAGAAACTACTGTTGTAATCGAAACTATGTCAGGAAAACTAAAATTAGAGCGTTCTGCTATTTCTTTAGAATTGAGTGCTGCTTTGAATAAGAAAGCATAA
- a CDS encoding DUF6515 family protein, which yields MKNISKTVKKLAFLMCLTATFLFISVDGIAQRHRGGGGGGGGFNRSGGATRQARPATQSRPNVTRPNTTRPAATTRPATTRPGANNSGTKINRPSNNSNRNNTVNRNNTVNRNNVGNRNTNISGNTVNRNRNNVNINVNNSVHVRNNRNTVVRPGPRPYVRPPYVYGGYRYNCYHPYYPRPYVPFYWGPVWHPWGFFVATLATTAIIVSVENNKYHYDQGVWYTSTNGGYTAVPAPVGGTVNNIPSGAETVNTGTVNNYYYGGTYYEKDGGKYTVVAPTAGTIVDKLPEGGEEVTIGDVKYVKFGETYYQPVQVDGKDKYEVVSVEKE from the coding sequence ATGAAAAATATATCGAAAACAGTAAAAAAATTGGCATTTTTAATGTGCCTGACTGCAACCTTTTTGTTTATTTCAGTTGATGGAATAGCTCAGCGTCATCGCGGTGGAGGTGGCGGTGGAGGCGGATTTAACAGAAGTGGCGGGGCAACTCGTCAGGCAAGACCCGCTACACAATCTAGACCGAATGTAACAAGACCAAATACAACTAGGCCCGCAGCTACAACTAGGCCAGCTACAACTAGACCCGGAGCAAATAACTCTGGCACTAAAATAAACAGACCATCAAACAATTCTAATAGAAACAACACTGTCAACAGAAATAATACAGTAAACAGAAACAATGTAGGTAACAGAAATACAAACATTAGCGGTAATACTGTCAATAGAAACAGAAACAACGTTAACATTAATGTAAATAATAGCGTTCATGTTCGTAACAATCGCAATACAGTTGTAAGACCTGGGCCTAGACCCTATGTGCGTCCTCCGTATGTTTATGGCGGTTATAGATACAACTGCTATCATCCATACTATCCACGTCCTTACGTACCCTTTTATTGGGGACCAGTTTGGCATCCTTGGGGATTTTTTGTTGCAACTCTCGCAACTACTGCTATTATTGTCAGTGTTGAAAACAATAAGTATCATTACGATCAAGGAGTTTGGTACACTTCAACCAACGGTGGCTACACTGCCGTACCCGCGCCAGTTGGAGGAACTGTAAATAACATTCCAAGCGGAGCAGAAACAGTCAATACTGGAACGGTAAATAATTACTATTATGGCGGAACGTATTATGAAAAAGACGGAGGGAAATACACAGTAGTTGCTCCTACAGCAGGAACAATAGTAGACAAGCTTCCAGAAGGCGGAGAAGAAGTGACTATAGGCGATGTAAAATATGTAAAATTTGGCGAAACCTACTATCAACCTGTACAAGTTGACGGAAAAGATAAATATGAAGTAGTTTCGGTTGAGAAAGAATAA
- a CDS encoding SatD family protein — protein MTSVITGDIIGSRQQESQHWVDDLKKILASLGKTPSQWEVYRGDEFQIEVSNPEDALLAAILVKAHLRAIKSDARMSIGFGNKTHNAKRISESNGSAFINSGELFETLKKQKVNLALRTGDLDFDEKLNLMLQLALTFMDSWLVQSAEFVAVAIENPTLSQEELGQQLGINQAAVSRRQKRAQFDLVMNLDRYFRKQIKQYSAS, from the coding sequence ATGACTAGTGTAATTACAGGCGACATAATTGGCTCAAGACAACAGGAATCTCAACATTGGGTTGACGATTTAAAGAAGATTTTGGCTTCATTGGGCAAAACTCCAAGTCAGTGGGAAGTATATCGAGGCGACGAATTTCAAATTGAAGTGAGTAATCCCGAAGATGCTTTGTTAGCCGCTATTTTGGTAAAAGCGCATTTAAGAGCCATAAAGTCTGACGCCCGAATGAGCATAGGTTTTGGAAATAAAACACACAATGCCAAAAGAATATCTGAAAGCAACGGTTCTGCATTTATTAATTCTGGTGAACTTTTTGAAACTTTAAAAAAGCAGAAAGTAAATCTAGCCCTGCGAACAGGAGATTTAGATTTTGATGAAAAATTGAATTTAATGCTGCAACTGGCTTTGACTTTCATGGACAGTTGGCTGGTCCAATCGGCAGAATTTGTTGCTGTTGCTATTGAAAACCCAACTTTGTCCCAAGAAGAATTAGGGCAACAATTAGGCATCAACCAAGCTGCTGTAAGCCGTAGGCAAAAAAGAGCTCAGTTTGATTTGGTTATGAATTTAGATCGCTATTTTAGAAAACAAATAAAACAATATTCAGCCTCATGA
- the pepT gene encoding peptidase T has protein sequence MQHIIDRFISYITIDTESDPNSQTTPSTQKQWNLANKLVDELKAIGLEDVTIDDKAYIMATLPSNVDHEVPTIGFVSHFDTSPDFSGANVKPQIIENYDGKDIVLNAEKNIILSPDYFKDLLLYKGQTIITTDGTTLLGADDKAGITEIVSAMEYLIQHPEIKHGKIRIGFTPDEEIGRGAHHFDVEKFGAQWAYTMDGSQIGELEYENFNAAGAKITFKGKSVHPGYAKGKMINSMLLANDFINELPKGETPQETKGYEGFFHVHHIKGNIEETVLELIIRDHNRKKFEKRKELIHKLAKQFNKKFAKKFGEDIVIAEVKDQYYNMKEKVLPVKYIVDIAEKAMRELNIKPIIKPIRGGTDGSQLSFMGLPCPNIFAGGHNFHGKYEYVPAESIQKATDVIVKIAELTATPGIFDVTEKPKRKR, from the coding sequence ATGCAACATATCATAGATCGCTTTATTAGTTATATAACAATTGATACAGAATCAGATCCAAATTCACAAACAACACCAAGTACGCAAAAACAATGGAATCTTGCCAATAAATTAGTTGACGAGCTAAAAGCAATTGGCCTTGAAGATGTAACGATTGACGACAAAGCTTATATCATGGCGACGCTGCCGAGCAATGTTGATCATGAAGTACCAACCATTGGTTTTGTTTCTCACTTTGACACTTCTCCAGATTTTAGCGGCGCAAATGTAAAACCGCAAATTATTGAAAACTACGATGGAAAAGATATCGTATTGAATGCAGAGAAAAACATTATTTTATCTCCAGATTACTTTAAAGATTTATTATTATATAAAGGACAAACGATCATTACAACTGACGGAACAACTTTATTAGGCGCTGATGACAAAGCTGGGATTACAGAAATTGTTTCGGCAATGGAATATCTTATTCAGCATCCCGAAATTAAACACGGAAAAATCAGAATCGGTTTTACTCCTGATGAAGAAATTGGTCGTGGCGCGCATCATTTTGATGTAGAAAAATTCGGAGCACAATGGGCTTACACAATGGACGGAAGTCAGATTGGCGAGCTAGAATATGAAAATTTCAACGCTGCTGGAGCTAAAATTACTTTTAAAGGAAAAAGCGTTCATCCTGGTTATGCTAAAGGAAAAATGATCAATTCTATGCTTTTGGCAAATGATTTCATTAACGAACTTCCAAAAGGCGAAACTCCACAGGAAACCAAAGGATATGAAGGTTTCTTCCATGTTCATCACATTAAAGGCAATATCGAAGAAACGGTTTTAGAATTGATTATTCGTGATCACAACAGAAAGAAATTCGAAAAAAGAAAAGAATTGATTCATAAATTGGCGAAACAATTCAATAAAAAATTCGCGAAGAAATTTGGCGAAGATATTGTAATTGCTGAAGTCAAAGATCAATATTACAATATGAAAGAAAAGGTACTACCTGTAAAATATATTGTAGATATTGCCGAAAAAGCGATGAGAGAATTAAATATCAAACCTATCATCAAACCTATTCGCGGCGGAACTGACGGATCTCAATTATCATTTATGGGATTACCTTGTCCGAACATTTTTGCGGGTGGACACAATTTCCATGGAAAATACGAATATGTTCCTGCCGAAAGCATCCAAAAAGCGACTGATGTAATTGTAAAAATTGCTGAGCTTACTGCGACTCCCGGAATTTTTGATGTAACTGAAAAACCTAAAAGAAAAAGATAA
- a CDS encoding OprO/OprP family phosphate-selective porin has protein sequence MYKEKIVNLKFKNVLLALLLAITHKGLSQQEKDTTKLMNVRYGSKGIELETRDKKFLFQLQSRFQFRFSTPYDTDPLTYDDYSQDAKTTFKINRARLKIGGHAFEPWLKYYWEYELSQSNLLDFRIMIEKWDWLSFKVGQWKTEFTRERFISSGEQQMVERSLINRPFTVDRQLGVEVYGHLKGTGIADFNYWAAALTGTGRGSTSNDDNHLMYFGRTQWNFLGRFLDFEGCDLEFHEKLTPIVAFSAITNRSPYTRFSQAGGGSLDGFENGLPGQYRVNQWNFETAFMYRGFSWQSEWHTKEIIDKINNNDTTIMKGYYVQAGYFFHNAFEWWPKRLEMAGRHAAYRPDNSIRENRQDESTLAFNWFFKGHKNKLTSEVSYFTFQDKTLSLQQGWRFRIQWDISL, from the coding sequence ATGTATAAAGAAAAAATAGTAAATCTAAAATTTAAAAACGTCCTTTTAGCTCTGCTATTAGCAATTACCCATAAAGGGCTTTCACAGCAAGAAAAAGATACAACAAAGCTGATGAATGTTCGGTATGGCAGTAAGGGAATTGAATTGGAAACCCGAGATAAAAAATTCCTTTTTCAACTACAAAGCCGATTCCAATTTCGTTTCTCCACTCCTTACGATACAGATCCTTTAACTTATGACGATTACAGTCAAGATGCTAAAACGACTTTTAAAATAAATCGTGCGAGGCTAAAAATAGGCGGTCATGCTTTTGAACCTTGGCTGAAATATTATTGGGAATATGAATTAAGTCAGTCCAACTTACTTGACTTTAGAATAATGATTGAAAAATGGGACTGGCTGAGTTTTAAAGTTGGGCAATGGAAAACTGAATTTACGCGTGAACGCTTTATCAGCAGCGGCGAACAGCAAATGGTTGAGCGATCTTTGATTAATCGTCCCTTTACGGTAGACAGACAATTGGGAGTTGAAGTTTACGGACACTTAAAAGGAACTGGAATTGCCGATTTTAATTATTGGGCTGCAGCTTTAACAGGAACAGGACGCGGAAGCACCTCTAATGACGATAATCATTTAATGTATTTTGGAAGAACACAATGGAATTTTTTAGGGCGCTTTCTTGATTTTGAAGGCTGTGATTTAGAATTTCACGAAAAACTTACTCCAATCGTTGCCTTTTCAGCCATTACAAACCGAAGCCCCTACACCCGTTTCTCACAGGCGGGAGGAGGTTCTCTAGATGGATTTGAAAATGGCTTGCCAGGACAATATAGAGTCAATCAATGGAATTTTGAAACTGCTTTTATGTACCGTGGTTTTTCATGGCAAAGCGAATGGCACACCAAAGAAATCATCGACAAAATAAACAATAATGACACCACCATAATGAAAGGATATTACGTTCAGGCAGGATATTTTTTTCACAATGCTTTTGAATGGTGGCCAAAACGCTTAGAAATGGCTGGTCGCCATGCCGCTTACAGACCCGATAATTCGATTAGAGAAAATAGACAAGATGAGTCTACATTGGCTTTTAACTGGTTTTTTAAAGGACACAAAAATAAACTAACCTCAGAGGTGAGTTATTTTACTTTTCAAGACAAAACACTTTCCTTACAGCAAGGATGGAGATTTAGAATACAATGGGATATCTCATTATAA
- a CDS encoding quinone-dependent dihydroorotate dehydrogenase → MYKLIIRPILFCFDPEKVHYFTFSFVKFISKIPGVSAIIRSIYEVKDARLEREVFGIKFKNPVGLAAGFDKDAKLYKELGDFGFGFIEIGTVTPVGQEGNPKKRLFRLKEDQAIINRMGFNNGGVLEAVERLKKNTGVLIGGNIGKNKVTDNEDAVKDYIICFDALFNHVDYFVVNVSSPNTPNLRALQDKEPLTALLQTLQNRNVEKQKTSTQKVKPILLKIAPDLTDEQLLDIIDIVKTTQIAGVIATNTTISREGLQSANQTEMGGLSGKPLTKRSTEVIRFLSEKSNKAFPIIGVGGIHSADDAIEKLNAGASLVQLYTGFIYEGPALIKAINKKVLGQL, encoded by the coding sequence ATGTATAAATTGATAATTCGTCCGATACTTTTTTGTTTTGATCCTGAAAAAGTGCATTATTTTACTTTTTCTTTTGTAAAATTCATTTCAAAAATCCCTGGTGTTTCGGCAATTATAAGGTCAATTTATGAGGTAAAAGATGCTAGATTGGAAAGAGAAGTTTTCGGAATTAAATTTAAAAATCCCGTTGGGCTTGCGGCTGGTTTTGATAAAGATGCAAAGCTATACAAAGAGCTTGGTGATTTTGGTTTTGGTTTTATCGAAATCGGAACTGTAACGCCTGTTGGCCAAGAAGGAAATCCGAAGAAACGTTTGTTCCGTTTAAAAGAAGACCAAGCAATTATTAACCGAATGGGATTTAATAACGGCGGTGTTCTAGAAGCGGTAGAACGTTTGAAAAAGAATACTGGTGTTTTAATTGGTGGAAATATTGGAAAAAATAAAGTGACTGATAACGAAGATGCAGTTAAAGATTATATCATTTGTTTTGATGCTTTGTTTAATCATGTAGATTATTTTGTGGTGAATGTAAGTTCCCCAAACACACCAAATTTAAGAGCTTTACAAGATAAAGAACCTTTGACAGCTTTATTGCAGACTTTGCAAAATAGAAATGTAGAAAAGCAAAAGACAAGTACTCAAAAAGTAAAGCCTATTCTTTTAAAAATAGCTCCAGACTTAACAGATGAGCAATTATTAGACATCATTGATATTGTAAAAACAACGCAAATTGCTGGTGTTATTGCAACAAACACAACAATTTCTAGAGAAGGTTTACAATCTGCGAATCAAACAGAAATGGGAGGTTTATCTGGAAAACCATTAACGAAACGTTCTACCGAAGTAATTCGTTTTCTATCTGAAAAAAGCAATAAAGCATTCCCAATTATTGGAGTAGGGGGAATTCATTCTGCAGATGATGCAATTGAAAAGCTAAATGCAGGTGCAAGTCTAGTGCAGTTGTATACTGGCTTTATTTACGAAGGTCCAGCTTTGATAAAAGCAATTAACAAAAAGGTTTTAGGGCAGTTGTAA
- the nusB gene encoding transcription antitermination factor NusB, translating into MQSIYAMHQSGSDNMEKEEKFLFYSIDNIQDLYLIMLSSLIEICKKEAVYLHLSSKKHLATAAERNPNEKFVKNKIFQLLAESNSLSIALENRKINNWSLNDDYIILLLNDVKASDIYQKYMSNNVNTFEEDRQFIIDLFENVIVPNEKLYEYLEDDKLTWVDDIPVVNTHIVKQLKAIKTEDPDDFRVPKLYKDVEDKDFAKDLFRRTILNETAFAKEYEDKTPNWDSDRIAEIDTIILKMAICEFLKFPSIPVKVTLNEYLEIAKEYSTPKSSIFINGILDNLVKELTANKKMVKVGRGLM; encoded by the coding sequence ATGCAATCCATTTATGCAATGCACCAAAGCGGTTCTGATAACATGGAAAAAGAAGAGAAATTTCTTTTCTACAGCATTGACAATATTCAGGACTTATATCTTATAATGCTTTCTTCATTGATAGAAATTTGCAAAAAAGAAGCTGTCTATTTGCATCTGTCAAGCAAAAAACACCTGGCAACTGCCGCAGAACGTAATCCGAATGAAAAATTTGTAAAGAATAAAATTTTTCAACTTCTTGCTGAAAGTAATTCCCTTAGTATTGCTTTAGAAAATCGTAAAATCAATAACTGGTCATTAAACGATGATTATATTATTTTGCTTTTAAATGATGTTAAAGCAAGCGATATCTATCAAAAATATATGAGCAATAACGTAAATACGTTTGAAGAAGACAGACAATTTATTATTGATTTGTTTGAGAATGTTATTGTTCCAAATGAAAAATTATACGAGTACTTAGAAGACGATAAATTGACTTGGGTTGATGATATTCCTGTTGTAAATACTCATATTGTTAAACAGTTGAAAGCAATTAAAACAGAAGATCCAGACGATTTTAGAGTACCTAAATTGTATAAAGATGTTGAAGATAAGGATTTTGCAAAAGATTTATTTAGAAGAACAATTCTAAACGAAACGGCGTTTGCAAAAGAATATGAAGATAAAACACCAAATTGGGACAGTGATCGTATTGCTGAAATTGATACTATTATCTTGAAAATGGCAATTTGCGAATTTTTAAAATTCCCTTCAATTCCAGTAAAAGTAACTCTTAACGAATATTTAGAAATTGCAAAAGAGTATTCTACACCAAAAAGTAGTATTTTTATCAACGGAATTTTAGATAACCTTGTTAAGGAACTGACTGCCAATAAAAAGATGGTAAAAGTGGGAAGAGGGTTGATGTAA